Proteins encoded by one window of Oligoflexus sp.:
- a CDS encoding twin-arginine translocase TatA/TatE family subunit — protein MMGLGWMEIGIIAALIVLLFGTTKLPKLGGAIGESIKNFKKGVKDDTPQLTDKNKEDDKKS, from the coding sequence ATGATGGGTTTGGGTTGGATGGAAATTGGCATTATTGCTGCTTTGATTGTTTTGCTGTTCGGCACGACCAAATTGCCAAAGCTCGGCGGCGCCATTGGTGAAAGCATCAAGAATTTTAAAAAGGGCGTGAAAGATGATACGCCACAGCTGACTGATAAAAATAAAGAAGACGACAAGAAAAGCTGA
- a CDS encoding protein kinase domain-containing protein, with protein sequence MSRHSLWVGTNIADRYCITGEIGGGGMGRVYSAIPFADPSQQVAIKVIERDSLDYEDVLRFQREAALMSRLRHPNIIAFHELGLYQPDRSPGNASISGYYIVMEVAQGHNLKESLTKGGRKGLEFFFQLGLQVSSALEYTHAKNIIHRDIKPQNIIIERTADSDESLVVKVLDFGIAHLTELDLYSSDDSLLDIAGTPLYMAPENSKYLDAPIDHRADLYSLGCMLYEVLAGRPPFLGNTREKLARDHAHAAPEPLTALRPDIPVIVNDIVMKLVAKHPKDRYQTAFGLHVDLQRVRKILASGRTQHRFQLGRYDRLNILPSNMEMVGRQEEFENLVSNYNAIAKENSRSRLAVIRGPAGTGKTRLLKEFRGYLARHRIRYISTSFSRHENNLPFNALANGFNEYLIHVHKTQAVEAEEIKRKVRTLLGPTAPMVAQIVQGLKPYLDEEQDDENVRNGLEQEREFDFNDFAKAFSDFTRCLASDSEPVAFFFDDMQWVDDKSLELIDRFFSHNNSQRFFLIIGHRPLGDDEGANFQGFLAKFSKLRRRYSEIELATLKADDVARLNRSILNLSQSMDPQFLAFLQKKTGGNPLYLLELHRSLVAQELLSLDDEGYWRFNLNEIEKAEIQSNSIDLTLNRLNEMEASDRRILEVAAIVGMHFTADALRVQQQFNDSSVMQVLQFSLTNGLVTRSQDPVTGSKTRAFAFTHRSIREMILDTIPLQRRCELHRLVALRLEQSPSEGRAQTIFTLAHHFYQALPEDMASDQKMVEKALVYNMRAGAKAIEVKAFLTAQRYYANARVLVRHWHNESTATVQAQKTILHSLADILFAQRDYAEAAQIYKELKQLRLNQMEYSYATYKLLHLSLVSGHVASTLRELVQAFEALKFPVIRLNILSYCKAAWVMFKSVVMPLSYSLPLQILKQAEAVPDRNEQQTFHPFLLYFIGQSAGFNYDKRLGLVYHTALLSRCRKVPVPEDLALRLLCDHALILAFMGLKARAYQLLDLIHERAYDQRWDAILGYLSFIQTLIIDQYQGKFEDPRENLERMQKGLENPDFLLPAMQEKICRIFLAFTQAQGKELTRLIQSLPGLLTIRHWLTPRAVAMYLFWLLLSGQRDLIVSYRSFIEKRSKATNRRADTFLRITESIVSFAAGEKDKARGAYYEALFLFHDDLKNPLLLPFEIDFVLLYVTLFHEVFAFEYGEELLMTQSVQPTLLRLMKLAEEPRQRRRAIPILTVARLQEVMGGKDIKPLFDIALKRSKIMQQPLVELLTELWFGRHLFQERAVVRVDYVQKAAEQAQRLGLDMVVAMARKTARDLGHLSADDLTGHSRLELGVQVEAIDPLLLQHMLLLPQLKPDVMGLVEAKNKVYELLNDRLVFAELHLITANDVAAFDALGRPPSDRMQQMIAYVGPYLNLRSSLTIPVGDAPWMQGQTQSIVERRPPTTFASPVEASVMPEASEDVESTLVLSHPEPIATSGERPQATEMVIGDRLAQRSMNTLVPIRYANRGLGVLFLERSRLQDEDSTLLRQLLDTFGAQMGIWLRAYLGGEAAHGGLPLLSYGPGSYHLESCPWLHVWTEGHLRSARESVWYLGINMSEQSYLIVYCRLNGPEDLRSPLASVLWHEMLVLRTLFSGVGRDQISEQDVQEAVERQFHSYQGIQNLESINLSFSIIHRQRGEVWSGHFGSARPMILGAANEVTPQNQVVIHLSNGRYLRYWKVHVSSMQKGVYVLAHDSSKLDRLNLAGLKEQNFDAMNWEQKRTTFREYLKQNLIDAHMPRYFVAAAWNGQPTASQTGLDRAG encoded by the coding sequence GTGAGCCGGCATAGTCTTTGGGTGGGTACAAATATAGCCGATCGCTACTGCATCACCGGGGAAATCGGTGGGGGCGGGATGGGTCGCGTCTATAGTGCCATTCCTTTTGCCGACCCCTCGCAGCAGGTGGCCATCAAAGTCATCGAACGGGACAGCCTCGATTACGAAGACGTTCTGCGCTTCCAGCGGGAAGCCGCCCTGATGAGTCGTCTTCGCCATCCGAACATCATCGCCTTCCACGAATTGGGACTTTACCAACCGGATCGCTCGCCTGGCAACGCTTCGATCAGCGGTTATTACATCGTGATGGAAGTCGCCCAGGGCCACAACCTGAAAGAATCGCTGACCAAGGGTGGTCGCAAAGGCCTGGAGTTCTTCTTCCAGCTGGGTTTGCAGGTTTCCTCCGCCCTTGAGTACACCCATGCGAAGAACATCATCCACCGCGATATCAAACCGCAGAACATCATCATCGAACGCACGGCGGACAGTGATGAAAGCCTTGTCGTCAAGGTGCTCGACTTTGGAATCGCGCACCTCACCGAACTCGATCTTTATTCCAGCGACGACAGTCTTTTGGATATCGCCGGAACCCCTTTGTATATGGCGCCCGAGAACAGCAAGTACCTGGATGCGCCCATCGACCACCGCGCGGATCTTTATTCCTTGGGCTGCATGCTCTACGAAGTGCTGGCCGGTCGTCCGCCCTTCCTTGGCAATACGCGGGAAAAGCTGGCGCGCGACCATGCCCACGCGGCCCCGGAACCCTTGACAGCCCTGCGGCCGGACATCCCGGTTATCGTCAATGATATCGTGATGAAGCTGGTCGCGAAGCATCCCAAAGATCGCTATCAGACAGCGTTCGGACTGCACGTCGATTTGCAGCGCGTGCGGAAGATCCTGGCTTCAGGCCGCACCCAGCATCGCTTTCAACTGGGCCGTTATGATCGCCTGAACATCCTGCCGAGCAACATGGAAATGGTGGGCCGCCAGGAGGAATTTGAAAACCTGGTCAGCAACTACAACGCGATCGCCAAGGAAAACAGCCGCAGCCGGCTCGCTGTCATCCGCGGTCCCGCGGGAACCGGCAAGACCCGACTGCTCAAGGAATTCAGGGGCTATCTGGCCCGGCATCGGATTCGTTACATCAGCACCAGCTTTTCGCGGCATGAGAACAACCTTCCCTTCAACGCCCTGGCCAACGGTTTCAATGAGTATTTGATTCATGTGCACAAAACCCAGGCCGTGGAAGCGGAGGAAATCAAACGAAAGGTGCGCACCCTTCTGGGCCCGACCGCGCCCATGGTGGCCCAGATCGTTCAGGGTCTCAAGCCCTATCTGGATGAAGAGCAGGACGACGAGAATGTGCGCAACGGCCTGGAGCAGGAGCGCGAGTTCGATTTCAATGACTTTGCCAAGGCCTTCTCCGATTTCACCCGCTGCCTTGCGAGCGACTCGGAGCCGGTTGCCTTCTTCTTCGATGATATGCAGTGGGTGGATGACAAGAGCCTCGAACTGATCGATCGCTTTTTCAGCCACAATAACTCGCAGCGCTTTTTCCTGATCATCGGCCACCGACCCCTCGGTGACGATGAAGGGGCCAATTTCCAAGGGTTTTTAGCCAAATTCAGCAAGCTGCGTCGCCGTTATTCCGAGATCGAGCTTGCGACCTTGAAGGCGGATGATGTCGCACGCTTGAATCGGTCGATCCTCAATCTTTCGCAGAGCATGGATCCCCAGTTCCTCGCGTTCCTGCAGAAAAAAACCGGAGGCAATCCGCTCTATCTTCTGGAATTGCATCGCAGTCTCGTGGCGCAGGAACTTCTGAGCCTCGATGATGAGGGCTACTGGCGCTTTAATCTGAACGAGATCGAAAAGGCGGAAATCCAGTCGAATTCCATCGACCTTACCCTGAACCGCTTGAATGAGATGGAAGCCAGTGATCGGCGGATCCTCGAAGTCGCGGCTATCGTCGGGATGCATTTCACGGCCGATGCCCTGCGCGTGCAGCAGCAGTTCAATGACTCAAGCGTGATGCAGGTGCTGCAGTTCTCCCTTACCAATGGCCTCGTGACCCGCAGCCAGGATCCTGTCACCGGCTCGAAAACGCGGGCCTTCGCCTTCACGCATCGCAGCATCCGCGAAATGATCCTGGATACCATTCCCCTGCAAAGGCGCTGCGAGCTGCATCGGCTGGTGGCCCTGCGCTTGGAGCAGAGCCCGAGCGAGGGCCGGGCCCAGACCATCTTTACCCTGGCCCATCATTTCTATCAGGCCCTGCCCGAGGACATGGCATCGGATCAGAAGATGGTGGAAAAGGCGCTGGTCTATAATATGCGGGCCGGCGCGAAAGCCATCGAGGTCAAAGCTTTCCTGACCGCGCAGCGTTACTATGCGAACGCCCGCGTTCTGGTCCGTCATTGGCACAATGAATCCACAGCCACGGTGCAGGCGCAGAAAACCATCCTGCACAGCCTCGCCGATATCCTCTTCGCGCAAAGGGATTATGCGGAAGCGGCTCAGATCTATAAGGAACTGAAGCAGCTGCGTTTGAACCAGATGGAATATTCGTACGCGACCTATAAGCTCCTGCATTTGAGCCTTGTCAGCGGGCATGTGGCCTCGACCCTGCGCGAACTGGTCCAGGCCTTCGAAGCCCTGAAATTCCCGGTCATTCGCCTGAATATCCTGAGCTACTGCAAAGCCGCGTGGGTCATGTTCAAGTCCGTGGTCATGCCGCTTTCCTATAGCCTTCCCCTTCAGATCCTGAAGCAGGCGGAGGCGGTGCCGGATCGAAACGAACAGCAGACCTTCCATCCCTTCCTGCTCTATTTCATAGGACAGTCGGCGGGCTTCAATTACGATAAGCGCCTTGGCCTTGTCTATCATACCGCTCTTCTGAGCCGCTGCCGCAAGGTGCCCGTCCCCGAGGATCTGGCTCTGCGACTCCTCTGCGATCATGCTTTGATCCTGGCCTTCATGGGCCTGAAGGCACGAGCCTATCAGCTGCTCGATCTGATCCACGAACGCGCCTATGATCAGCGCTGGGATGCGATACTCGGTTACCTGTCCTTCATTCAGACTCTGATCATCGACCAGTATCAGGGCAAGTTCGAAGATCCGCGTGAAAACCTGGAACGCATGCAAAAGGGCCTGGAAAACCCGGACTTCCTTCTGCCGGCGATGCAGGAAAAAATCTGCCGCATCTTCCTGGCCTTCACCCAGGCCCAGGGCAAGGAACTCACGCGCCTCATCCAGAGTCTGCCTGGCCTTCTGACCATCCGTCATTGGCTGACGCCGCGGGCGGTCGCCATGTACCTGTTCTGGCTGCTCCTTTCCGGGCAGCGCGATCTGATAGTCAGCTATCGCAGCTTCATCGAAAAACGCAGCAAGGCCACCAATCGCCGTGCGGATACCTTCCTCCGCATCACCGAAAGCATCGTGAGCTTCGCCGCAGGTGAAAAAGACAAGGCACGCGGCGCCTATTACGAGGCCCTGTTCCTCTTCCATGATGATCTGAAAAATCCCCTGCTCTTACCCTTCGAAATCGACTTCGTCCTGCTGTACGTGACGCTGTTCCACGAAGTCTTCGCCTTTGAATACGGCGAGGAACTTCTGATGACGCAATCCGTGCAGCCGACCCTTCTGCGCCTGATGAAACTCGCGGAAGAACCCAGGCAAAGACGTCGGGCCATCCCTATTCTGACCGTTGCGCGTCTGCAGGAAGTCATGGGCGGCAAGGATATCAAGCCGCTTTTCGACATCGCCTTGAAGCGTTCGAAGATCATGCAGCAGCCCCTGGTGGAACTCCTGACCGAACTCTGGTTCGGCCGCCACCTCTTCCAGGAGCGTGCCGTCGTGCGGGTGGATTACGTGCAGAAAGCCGCCGAGCAGGCGCAAAGGCTCGGTCTGGATATGGTCGTGGCCATGGCCCGCAAAACCGCGCGGGACCTCGGCCACCTATCTGCCGATGATCTGACTGGCCACAGCCGCTTGGAACTTGGCGTGCAGGTGGAAGCCATCGATCCTCTGCTCCTTCAGCACATGCTGCTCCTGCCGCAGTTGAAACCGGACGTCATGGGTCTCGTGGAAGCCAAGAACAAAGTCTATGAACTGCTCAATGATCGTCTGGTTTTCGCCGAGCTGCACCTGATCACGGCCAATGATGTCGCGGCCTTTGATGCCCTCGGTCGACCGCCGAGTGATCGCATGCAGCAGATGATCGCCTATGTCGGGCCTTATTTGAATCTGCGCTCCTCTTTGACGATACCCGTCGGCGATGCCCCGTGGATGCAGGGTCAGACGCAGTCCATAGTCGAAAGGCGTCCACCGACCACCTTTGCTTCCCCCGTCGAAGCTTCGGTCATGCCGGAAGCTTCGGAAGATGTGGAAAGCACGCTGGTCCTGTCCCACCCGGAACCGATCGCGACGTCCGGGGAACGGCCGCAAGCGACGGAAATGGTGATCGGGGACCGGCTGGCCCAGCGCAGCATGAATACCCTGGTGCCGATCCGTTATGCCAACCGCGGACTCGGTGTTCTCTTTTTGGAACGCAGCCGTCTGCAGGATGAGGACTCGACCCTTCTCAGGCAGCTTTTGGATACCTTCGGCGCCCAGATGGGGATTTGGCTGCGCGCTTATCTGGGTGGTGAAGCCGCGCACGGCGGCCTGCCTCTTCTCAGTTACGGCCCGGGCAGCTATCACCTGGAATCTTGCCCCTGGCTGCATGTCTGGACCGAAGGCCATCTGCGCAGCGCCCGCGAATCGGTCTGGTACCTTGGAATCAATATGAGCGAGCAGAGCTATCTGATCGTTTACTGCCGCCTCAATGGACCCGAGGATCTCCGATCCCCCTTGGCTTCCGTGCTCTGGCACGAGATGCTGGTCCTCCGCACGCTCTTTTCCGGGGTGGGGCGCGATCAGATCAGCGAACAGGACGTGCAGGAGGCCGTGGAACGTCAATTCCATTCCTATCAAGGCATCCAGAACCTTGAGAGCATCAACTTGTCCTTCAGCATCATCCATCGGCAAAGGGGCGAAGTGTGGAGCGGGCACTTCGGTTCCGCCCGTCCCATGATTCTGGGGGCCGCGAATGAAGTCACGCCCCAGAACCAGGTCGTGATCCATCTGAGCAACGGCCGCTATCTGCGCTACTGGAAAGTTCATGTAAGCTCGATGCAGAAAGGCGTTTACGTTCTGGCCCACGATTCCAGCAAACTGGATCGCCTGAACCTTGCGGGTCTGAAGGAGCAGAACTTCGATGCCATGAACTGGGAGCAGAAGCGGACCACCTTCCGTGAATATTTGAAACAAAATTTGATCGATGCCCACATGCCGAGGTATTTTGTGGCTGCAGCCTGGAATGGCCAGCCGACAGCTTCGCAAACGGGCCTCGATCGGGCAGGATAA
- the pyk gene encoding pyruvate kinase: MSSLAGQSEAPVNKNFFLDRRHTKIIGTLGPSSSTYEVQKQLIEAGLNIARLNFSHGDHDTHARNIESIRRASAELGRPVALLQDLQGPKIRVGRLIGGQMEIQSGETYRLRYGVEQDDPKVIPIDYRGLVHDVKVGQRVMMDDGLLILQVHAVHDDSVTVRVEDGGLLKNRKGVNFPDSKLSLPAMTDKDSKDLLFGIANRVDYVALSFVQDPADIYQIKAMIKALGSDVPVVAKIEKLPALELIDEIARAADALMVARGDLGVEANVERVPNLQKKIIAAAARAGKPVIIATQMLESMITNPRASLAEVADVANGVLDGADCLMLSGEVASGRYPVEAVKRMATIIEQVENWTLKRPSRFDMVEALNQPETWEVNETVAISACEAADTLKAKAIVCLSLTGSIARSISKWRPSTPIIAISPRADVARRLSLVWGVHGMPNQAFYNTDTLLQNLPVVLKELGIVESGDVVVITAGIPINQMRPSNMIKINRIP, from the coding sequence ATGTCAAGTTTGGCAGGTCAATCAGAAGCCCCGGTGAACAAAAACTTTTTTTTGGACAGGCGGCATACCAAGATCATCGGCACGCTCGGTCCCTCGTCGTCGACCTATGAGGTGCAGAAACAACTGATTGAAGCGGGTTTGAACATCGCCCGTTTGAACTTTTCCCACGGCGATCACGATACCCACGCCCGGAATATCGAATCTATTCGACGCGCCAGTGCAGAGCTGGGTCGTCCCGTTGCCCTCTTGCAGGATTTGCAGGGTCCCAAAATTCGTGTGGGCCGTCTGATCGGCGGTCAGATGGAAATTCAAAGCGGCGAAACCTATCGCCTGCGTTATGGCGTCGAGCAGGATGACCCCAAGGTCATTCCCATCGACTACCGCGGCCTGGTTCACGACGTTAAAGTCGGCCAGCGCGTGATGATGGATGACGGCCTCCTGATTCTTCAGGTTCACGCCGTGCATGATGATTCCGTGACGGTTCGCGTGGAAGACGGCGGCCTTTTGAAAAACCGGAAGGGCGTGAACTTCCCGGATTCGAAACTCTCCCTGCCGGCCATGACCGACAAGGACAGCAAGGACCTTCTCTTCGGGATCGCCAATCGCGTTGACTACGTGGCGCTTTCCTTCGTGCAGGATCCTGCGGATATTTACCAGATCAAGGCGATGATCAAAGCCCTCGGTTCGGATGTTCCGGTCGTGGCCAAGATCGAAAAGCTGCCGGCTTTGGAGCTGATCGACGAAATCGCCCGAGCCGCCGACGCCTTGATGGTCGCGCGTGGTGACCTGGGCGTGGAAGCCAACGTCGAACGCGTACCGAATCTTCAGAAAAAAATTATTGCGGCCGCAGCCCGTGCCGGCAAGCCTGTGATCATTGCCACCCAGATGCTGGAATCCATGATCACCAACCCACGCGCCAGCCTTGCAGAAGTTGCGGATGTGGCGAACGGTGTGCTCGACGGCGCTGACTGCCTCATGCTGTCGGGTGAAGTGGCGAGTGGCCGTTATCCTGTCGAAGCTGTGAAACGCATGGCCACCATCATTGAGCAGGTGGAAAATTGGACCTTGAAACGGCCCTCGCGCTTCGACATGGTCGAGGCTTTGAATCAGCCGGAAACCTGGGAAGTGAACGAAACCGTCGCGATTTCCGCCTGTGAAGCGGCTGATACTTTGAAGGCGAAGGCCATCGTGTGTCTGTCCCTCACCGGATCCATCGCACGTTCGATTTCGAAATGGAGGCCGAGCACGCCGATCATCGCGATCAGCCCAAGGGCTGATGTCGCAAGGCGTCTGTCCCTGGTTTGGGGCGTGCACGGCATGCCCAACCAGGCCTTTTACAATACGGATACGCTGCTGCAGAATCTGCCCGTCGTCCTGAAGGAACTAGGCATTGTGGAGTCGGGGGATGTAGTGGTGATCACGGCAGGTATCCCGATCAATCAGATGCGGCCGTCCAATATGATTAAAATCAACCGGATACCGTAA
- a CDS encoding diguanylate cyclase yields MKQPGKKSMKVLIIEAASGTPSRLWTVFADPRHYHNPDSLYRIDHVVSATRGEQAAEVFHKLHPDLVVIDLDHGGEEGLQFCRDIRTGEKDRHTGFVFFSQEVQNDDRVFEQVLNHGGDDFIDGKSSDREFVARVNSVFRFKAMTDRLRSVNHRLKMLSLTDELTGLSNMRAFNIDYQKLVKGCRQGDYGLGVIMLDLDHFKKINDSANHLVGSFVIGEVGRLIAHSGVLGKDAVAARYGGDEYIVCVPSQSVSAVWEIAERIQDLIMRSVFKKEQYTIKLTGSFGMCWVDPGFEGKSDDLIKGADVMLYRSKRNGRNMVSGMILRYPVDFNHIGRPHLIDRDTCRDHHYIPRLHNA; encoded by the coding sequence GTGAAGCAACCTGGCAAAAAATCGATGAAAGTTCTGATCATCGAAGCGGCTTCGGGTACACCCAGTCGGCTGTGGACGGTCTTCGCCGATCCACGTCACTATCATAACCCAGATTCGCTCTATCGCATAGATCACGTCGTCAGCGCCACGCGCGGTGAACAGGCGGCTGAGGTTTTCCATAAACTGCATCCGGATCTGGTCGTCATCGACCTCGATCACGGCGGTGAAGAAGGTCTTCAGTTCTGCAGGGACATTCGCACTGGGGAAAAAGACAGACACACGGGTTTTGTCTTTTTCAGTCAGGAGGTTCAAAACGATGACCGCGTGTTTGAGCAGGTCCTCAATCACGGCGGTGATGATTTTATTGATGGCAAGTCCTCGGATCGCGAATTCGTGGCCCGGGTGAATTCGGTCTTCCGCTTCAAAGCGATGACTGACCGCCTGCGTTCGGTGAATCACCGGCTGAAGATGCTGAGCCTCACCGATGAGCTGACCGGCCTCAGCAACATGCGGGCCTTCAACATCGACTATCAAAAGCTTGTCAAAGGCTGTCGGCAGGGTGATTACGGTCTGGGCGTGATCATGCTCGACCTGGATCATTTTAAGAAGATCAATGACAGTGCGAATCACCTCGTGGGCAGTTTTGTGATCGGTGAAGTCGGTCGCCTGATCGCGCACTCCGGTGTGCTGGGAAAAGATGCGGTCGCCGCCCGTTATGGTGGGGATGAATACATCGTCTGCGTGCCTTCGCAGTCGGTCTCCGCGGTGTGGGAAATAGCCGAACGCATCCAGGATCTGATCATGCGCAGCGTCTTCAAAAAAGAGCAGTACACGATCAAACTCACGGGCAGCTTTGGTATGTGCTGGGTGGATCCTGGATTCGAAGGCAAGTCGGATGATCTGATCAAGGGCGCTGACGTCATGCTCTACCGTAGCAAGCGCAACGGCAGAAACATGGTCAGCGGCATGATATTACGGTATCCGGTTGATTTTAATCATATTGGACGGCCGCATCTGATTGATCGGGATACCTGCCGTGATCACCACTACATCCCCCGACTCCACAATGCCTAG
- a CDS encoding PBP1A family penicillin-binding protein — MKNGWAALRDRAGANEWPAWLALGGGKTRRNLLLALGAVGLVFLGTLVWVGLWLQQTGVLHLDQSRLTVIIDYKHSDNSLVYDRKGEKIGEFFSDYHVFVPYEKIPKQLIEAVLAVEDRHFFEHHGIDFRGILRAFLASMRSGGFTQGGSTLTQQVVRNFLLSPEKTFERKIKEAILAIQLERHLSKEKILEIYLNALFLGQGAYGVGAAAERHFGKSLDQLETHELALIAGLFQSPSRYNPHKAPEQAKRRQKQVLKAMVHAGFITSEQFKVARKKNLVFKSQSQLNTTFAPYFIDAVQEQTEKLLTGDVRGRGLRIYTTLDVKLQEDVNKVVDSSSDIFNGAVSKLVNVPTGAPKIVETAAVVLDHKSGDVLAIVGGRDYGRSQFNRVLKAKRAPGSSFKPVVYALALQSGMKWSDMFYVGPVVIQDYRPRNYAGEYLTEATLYSAFYRSINSPVIEIGYRLGTKRVIELAKKMGVKTELKNQAGTLLGGSEVTPMDMAALYATIGNGGVQVDPRMILKITDRDGTVLYEAPPPPKKPKRVLPEQVNYLLTDAMRAVFKYGTANKFAEMGDFAGGKTGTTDDAKDNWFCGITSNLTAIVWVGTDNNLAFSGTVAANTLALPVWARIVHKARQRYPGEDFVVPEGITTVKVNSQFGYLDPGGIDMSFIEGREPKRMESALSVVRETGNFRDFLDR, encoded by the coding sequence TTGAAAAACGGCTGGGCCGCGCTCCGTGACCGCGCGGGCGCCAATGAATGGCCCGCCTGGCTTGCTCTGGGCGGCGGCAAAACCCGCCGGAATCTGCTCCTGGCCCTGGGGGCCGTCGGGCTCGTATTCCTCGGTACGCTGGTCTGGGTTGGCCTTTGGCTGCAGCAAACCGGGGTCCTGCATCTCGATCAATCACGCCTTACCGTAATTATTGATTACAAGCATTCGGATAACTCGCTGGTCTATGACCGCAAAGGCGAGAAGATCGGTGAGTTCTTCAGCGATTATCACGTTTTCGTGCCTTATGAAAAAATCCCGAAGCAGCTGATCGAAGCGGTCTTGGCTGTCGAGGATCGGCATTTTTTTGAGCATCACGGCATCGATTTTCGCGGCATTCTGCGGGCGTTTTTAGCGTCGATGCGCAGCGGCGGCTTCACGCAGGGGGGATCGACTCTCACCCAGCAGGTCGTGCGGAACTTTCTTTTGAGCCCCGAGAAAACTTTTGAACGAAAGATCAAGGAAGCCATCCTCGCGATTCAGTTGGAACGGCATCTGAGCAAGGAAAAGATCCTCGAAATCTATCTCAATGCTCTTTTTCTGGGACAGGGCGCCTATGGAGTGGGCGCGGCTGCGGAAAGGCATTTCGGCAAGTCTCTGGATCAGCTGGAAACCCATGAATTGGCCCTGATCGCAGGGCTTTTCCAATCCCCGAGCCGCTATAATCCGCACAAGGCTCCTGAACAGGCCAAGCGCCGGCAGAAGCAGGTTCTGAAAGCCATGGTTCACGCCGGCTTTATTACCAGCGAGCAGTTCAAGGTCGCCCGCAAAAAAAACCTCGTTTTCAAGTCCCAGAGTCAGCTGAACACGACCTTCGCCCCTTATTTCATCGATGCGGTTCAGGAGCAGACCGAAAAGCTTCTGACGGGCGACGTGCGGGGGCGCGGACTTCGCATTTACACGACCCTGGATGTGAAACTGCAGGAGGACGTGAACAAGGTCGTCGATTCATCGAGCGACATCTTCAACGGGGCGGTTAGCAAACTCGTGAATGTTCCGACAGGCGCTCCGAAAATCGTGGAAACCGCGGCCGTCGTGCTCGATCACAAAAGCGGTGATGTGCTGGCCATCGTCGGTGGACGCGACTATGGCCGCTCGCAGTTCAATCGCGTGCTGAAGGCCAAGCGGGCTCCGGGCTCATCATTCAAACCCGTGGTCTATGCCCTGGCTCTGCAGTCCGGCATGAAATGGTCAGATATGTTTTATGTCGGGCCGGTCGTGATCCAGGACTACCGTCCGCGCAACTATGCGGGTGAATATCTGACGGAAGCCACGCTTTATAGTGCATTCTATCGCTCCATCAATTCCCCGGTTATTGAGATCGGCTATCGACTCGGCACCAAACGCGTGATCGAACTGGCCAAAAAAATGGGTGTGAAGACCGAACTGAAAAATCAGGCAGGAACCCTGCTCGGTGGATCGGAAGTGACACCGATGGATATGGCCGCTCTGTATGCAACGATCGGCAACGGCGGCGTCCAGGTGGATCCGCGCATGATCCTGAAGATCACCGATCGGGACGGCACTGTGCTTTATGAGGCGCCGCCGCCTCCGAAAAAACCCAAGCGCGTTCTGCCCGAGCAGGTCAATTACCTTCTGACCGATGCGATGCGCGCAGTTTTCAAATACGGAACAGCCAATAAGTTTGCCGAGATGGGAGACTTTGCCGGTGGCAAAACGGGAACGACGGATGACGCCAAGGATAACTGGTTCTGCGGCATTACCTCGAACCTGACCGCCATTGTCTGGGTCGGCACGGATAATAACCTCGCTTTCAGTGGAACCGTGGCAGCCAACACGCTGGCGCTTCCGGTCTGGGCCCGGATCGTGCACAAGGCGCGGCAGCGTTATCCAGGCGAGGATTTTGTGGTGCCGGAAGGCATCACGACGGTGAAGGTGAATTCGCAGTTCGGATATCTGGATCCGGGCGGCATTGATATGAGTTTTATCGAAGGACGGGAACCCAAGCGGATGGAATCAGCCCTCTCGGTGGTCCGGGAGACAGGCAATTTCCGCGATTTTTTGGATCGCTAA